The genomic region TCGTTGACTCCGACGTTCTCTTAACGGCGATAGCCGGTGTAATCTCCGACTCGCGCAGTCCGCGGCTCGTGCGCAGCGATGGGATCGCGTCGCTATATCCGGGCCGATACCGAGCAATCCGGTGATGTTGCCGCTGTCAGCAGGGACAATATCGGCGATTGAACCGGGGTCGACGGGCCGCAAACAGTAGGTTTATCAATTGCACGCGGCGAAAATCCACCAAGATTACTCTCGAAATGACATCGAACAAACAACCGGAGGTGAACATCGGACTCGTTGGGCACGTCGACCACGGAAAGACGACGCTCGTACAGGCGCTGTCCGGCGAATGGACCGACCAGCACTCCGAGGAGATGAAGCGCGGTATCTCTATCCGACTCGGCTACGCCGACGCGACGTTCCGTCGCTGCCCGGAGGCCGAGGAGCCGGAGGCCTTTACCGTCGACGAGCACTGCGACGACCACGACGTCGACACCGACCACCTCCGGACGGTGTCGTTCGTGGACGCGCCCGGACACGAGACGCTGATGGCCACCATGCTGTCCGGCGCGGCCATCATGGACGGGGCCGTTCTCGTCATCTCGGCGACCGAGCCTGTCCCGCAGGCCCAGACCGAGGAACACCTGAGCGCGCTCGATATCATCGGTATTGACAACATCGTCATCGCCCAGAACAAGGTCGACCTCGTCGACGAGGAGCGGGCAATGCAGAACTACGAGCAGATTCAGGAGTTCGTCGAAGGGACCGTCGCCGAAGGCGCACCGGTTGTCCCCATCAGCGCAGGTCAGGAGGCCAACATCGACCTGCTCATTGAGGCTGTCCAGTCCGAGATTCCGACGCCGGAACGGGACCCCGACGAGGACGCCCGCATGATGGTCGCACGCTCGTTCGACATCAACCGTCCCGGCACGACCTGGGACGACCTGATGGGCGGCGTGCTCGGCGGCTCGCTCGTTGGCGGCCAACTGGACGTTGACGACGAGATCGAACTCCGCCCTGGCCGTGAGGTCGAGGAAGGCGGCAAGACGGAGTGGCAGCCCGTGACGACGACGGTCCGCTCGCTCCAGTCCGGCGGCGACTTCGTGGACACGGTTACGCCGGGTGGCCTGCTCGGCGTCGGGACTGGGCTCGACCCCGCTATCACGAAAGGCGACGCGCTCGCCGGCCAGGTCGCCGGGCCGCCCGGTAGCCTCCCGCCGGTCCACGAGACGTTCACGATGGACGTGGACCTGCTGGAACGCATCGTCGGCGACGACGGCGGCGAGGTCGACGAAATCTCGACCGGTGAACCGCTCATGCTGACTATCGGCACCGCCACCACGGTTGGGTCGGTCACGAGCGCGCGCGACGACGAATGTGAAGTCGCGCTCAAGCGCCCGGTCTGTGCGGCCTCGGGCTCGAAGATCGCCATCAACCGCCGTGTCGGCGCTCGATGGCGGCTCATCGGTGTCGGCACGCTGCGGTGAT from Haloarcula sp. H-GB4 harbors:
- a CDS encoding translation initiation factor IF-2 subunit gamma, with the protein product MTSNKQPEVNIGLVGHVDHGKTTLVQALSGEWTDQHSEEMKRGISIRLGYADATFRRCPEAEEPEAFTVDEHCDDHDVDTDHLRTVSFVDAPGHETLMATMLSGAAIMDGAVLVISATEPVPQAQTEEHLSALDIIGIDNIVIAQNKVDLVDEERAMQNYEQIQEFVEGTVAEGAPVVPISAGQEANIDLLIEAVQSEIPTPERDPDEDARMMVARSFDINRPGTTWDDLMGGVLGGSLVGGQLDVDDEIELRPGREVEEGGKTEWQPVTTTVRSLQSGGDFVDTVTPGGLLGVGTGLDPAITKGDALAGQVAGPPGSLPPVHETFTMDVDLLERIVGDDGGEVDEISTGEPLMLTIGTATTVGSVTSARDDECEVALKRPVCAASGSKIAINRRVGARWRLIGVGTLR